Proteins encoded by one window of uncultured Methanobrevibacter sp.:
- a CDS encoding TrkH family potassium uptake protein, producing the protein MRYITKSDLLIVARDSGYLMIGIGIMCLVPLIFDLIYFEFDVISFVIPAAISIALGVAFKKYFENSTPKKMRLKHGMMISSFAWLWASIIGGIVFTLSTNIPIVDGVFESMSALTGTGITMFEDVEILPHSILFFRALEQWIGGLGVVVMVIGVLTKPGSVSSKLYQSEARDERIKPSIKTTLQKTLEIYAIYTVFGVILYVLAGMPLFDSICNSFHIISTGGMSIKNANMGYYQNDIIYLISIVLMILGATSFLVHYKVIKTRGKSLIHDLQFKVIIGVIAFVTVILYFISNIVPIDLLFTVVSAITTTGASVAMPAEMAGWPPFVIICLMCLMLTGGSNGSTVGAIKLVRMITFFKGIYRHIREILSPEGRVVAVKLNGHKIPEKAISQAGNYITLYLMFIMFTWALFCLYGYDPFKSLFAAMSLQGNNGLDLGIVNHTLNPIIKIVSMFDMWTGRLEIYPVLITLRAFFEIFKR; encoded by the coding sequence ATGAGGTATATAACTAAAAGTGATTTGTTAATTGTTGCAAGGGATTCAGGGTATCTTATGATAGGAATCGGAATAATGTGCCTTGTTCCGTTAATATTCGATTTAATATACTTTGAATTTGATGTCATTAGCTTTGTAATACCTGCAGCGATTTCTATTGCTTTAGGAGTTGCTTTTAAAAAATATTTTGAAAATTCTACACCTAAAAAAATGCGGCTCAAACATGGAATGATGATTTCATCCTTTGCATGGTTGTGGGCAAGTATTATCGGAGGGATTGTCTTTACATTATCTACAAACATACCGATTGTTGATGGTGTTTTTGAAAGCATGTCCGCATTAACCGGTACCGGAATAACCATGTTTGAAGATGTCGAAATATTACCTCATAGTATCTTATTTTTTAGAGCTCTCGAACAATGGATTGGAGGTTTGGGAGTTGTTGTTATGGTGATTGGTGTTTTGACAAAACCAGGATCCGTTTCATCAAAACTTTACCAATCAGAAGCTCGTGATGAAAGGATTAAACCAAGTATTAAAACCACACTGCAAAAAACATTGGAAATCTATGCAATTTATACCGTTTTTGGAGTGATATTATACGTTTTAGCCGGAATGCCTCTTTTTGATTCAATCTGCAATTCATTCCATATAATTTCAACCGGCGGAATGAGCATAAAAAATGCCAATATGGGCTACTATCAAAATGATATAATATACCTTATTTCAATTGTTTTAATGATTTTAGGAGCTACCAGCTTTTTAGTGCATTATAAGGTTATTAAAACAAGAGGAAAATCATTAATTCATGACTTGCAATTCAAAGTAATAATTGGAGTAATAGCATTTGTTACTGTAATACTTTACTTTATCTCAAACATCGTGCCGATAGATTTGTTATTTACAGTTGTTTCAGCAATTACAACCACCGGTGCAAGTGTTGCAATGCCTGCTGAAATGGCAGGTTGGCCACCGTTTGTCATAATCTGTTTAATGTGTTTGATGCTGACTGGGGGATCAAACGGATCCACTGTAGGTGCAATAAAACTTGTGAGAATGATTACATTTTTCAAGGGAATATACAGGCACATCAGAGAAATTTTATCCCCTGAAGGCCGTGTTGTTGCGGTTAAATTAAATGGTCACAAAATTCCTGAAAAGGCAATATCACAAGCGGGAAATTACATTACTTTATACCTGATGTTTATAATGTTTACATGGGCTTTGTTCTGTCTATATGGCTATGACCCATTTAAAAGCTTATTTGCAGCAATGTCCCTTCAAGGTAACAACGGTTTGGACCTTGGAATAGTCAACCACACATTAAATCCAATAATAAAAATTGTGAGCATGTTCGACATGTGGACCGGAAGGTTGGAAATATATCCAGTATTAATTACATTAAGAGCATTTTTTGAAATTTTCAAAAGATAA
- a CDS encoding UPF0104 family protein: protein MDRKTIFLLIFSVAILLVMLWFVGIDQVIDALKMANPLIIALAILTQVFTYFLYTLRWQILNKLTDKDVSIKELLPMVLVGLAVNNITPSGRGGGEPVRAYVLAKRKDYQFEETFATVVADRALDTFPFVVLAAITIAAMALYFNFDTWLLVVMVLAVIAIVIVLMVIIYMCINPGFGQRVDGWIIGLVRRFYKKNSEELEQKIHDAILGFQDTMKLLISNRKVMYYTIPLSFVIWIFEIIRVYLVFMSFGANVSLITIGEVFIVASLVGMIPLLPGGLGAIDGVMIIFYSAAGISSSVSAAATVVERLISFWMATIIGLVILPYYGSSVLDKVSASSSGEIEESINEETDDIDK from the coding sequence ATGGACCGCAAAACTATATTTTTATTGATATTTAGTGTAGCTATTTTACTCGTAATGTTGTGGTTTGTTGGTATTGACCAAGTTATCGATGCTTTAAAAATGGCAAATCCACTTATCATAGCGTTAGCTATTCTAACTCAGGTTTTTACTTATTTTCTATATACTTTGCGTTGGCAAATTCTTAATAAGCTCACTGATAAGGATGTTTCAATTAAAGAATTGCTTCCGATGGTGCTTGTTGGTCTTGCAGTAAATAACATTACTCCGTCTGGACGTGGTGGTGGAGAGCCTGTAAGGGCATATGTTCTTGCTAAACGTAAGGACTATCAGTTTGAAGAGACATTTGCAACTGTTGTGGCCGATAGGGCGTTGGATACATTTCCATTTGTTGTATTGGCAGCCATTACAATTGCCGCAATGGCATTGTATTTTAATTTTGATACATGGTTGCTTGTTGTAATGGTTTTGGCAGTTATTGCAATTGTTATTGTTTTGATGGTCATCATTTACATGTGTATTAATCCTGGTTTTGGTCAAAGAGTTGATGGATGGATTATTGGTCTTGTTAGAAGATTTTATAAGAAAAATTCTGAAGAATTGGAGCAAAAGATACATGATGCAATTTTAGGATTCCAGGACACAATGAAATTATTGATTTCAAATAGAAAGGTCATGTATTATACTATCCCATTGTCTTTTGTAATTTGGATTTTTGAAATTATCAGGGTTTATTTGGTATTCATGTCATTTGGAGCCAATGTAAGTCTTATTACTATTGGTGAAGTATTCATTGTCGCATCATTGGTAGGTATGATTCCACTTCTTCCAGGTGGTTTGGGAGCTATTGATGGGGTGATGATTATTTTCTACTCTGCTGCAGGTATTTCATCTTCAGTAAGTGCTGCAGCAACTGTTGTTGAAAGGTTAATTTCCTTTTGGATGGCTACAATTATCGGTTTGGTAATATTGCCTTATTATGGTTCATCAGTATTAGATAAGGTGTCAGCATCATCATCTGGTGAAATTGAAGAATCAATAAATGAGGAAACGGACGATATTGATAAATAA
- a CDS encoding NAD-binding protein, which yields MRKITRKILTKLPTRYAATGVALIALLFAYGIIGSYIILGLGPIDSIYYAVITMTTVGYGDYIPDTGIEKLFATTLALGGVVLLAYVFNVILTNFQEKVGKYSKGVRKMNAIDKMDEYYILCGYGRVGKVVLEELIQRNQNVILIEKNEENSANIEESNSVVVINEDATENNLIAKLAGEKCQSVIISIGNDVTNLFIVLTVRETNPDAWIVSRCSKLENKSRLKRAGANKIVSPEIVGGKDLYYQSAKPHSLRLTVRHTSDEIYDEFEVISKHNCTLENIDYHIPGIETPLRRRIITKDLQDGKNFRDYLKSHPDAKKSLDNLYTMVNNLHSHVISGPDNTALELLIKDLEKKEEIIGKNLSDKEIAKITKKELEK from the coding sequence ATGAGAAAAATCACACGAAAAATTTTGACAAAATTGCCTACACGATATGCCGCTACAGGCGTGGCATTAATAGCACTATTATTCGCCTATGGAATTATCGGTTCATACATCATATTGGGTCTGGGTCCAATTGATTCCATCTATTATGCGGTCATTACAATGACAACTGTAGGATATGGAGATTACATACCAGATACAGGTATTGAAAAACTATTTGCAACAACATTGGCATTAGGTGGAGTAGTATTACTCGCATATGTATTTAACGTTATCTTAACAAATTTTCAGGAAAAAGTGGGGAAATATTCGAAGGGAGTTCGAAAAATGAATGCAATTGATAAAATGGATGAATACTACATCCTTTGTGGATATGGTAGAGTTGGAAAAGTAGTTCTTGAAGAACTTATACAAAGAAATCAGAATGTAATCCTAATTGAAAAAAACGAAGAGAATAGTGCCAATATTGAAGAAAGTAATTCTGTTGTCGTCATTAATGAAGATGCAACTGAAAATAATTTAATTGCAAAATTAGCTGGCGAAAAATGCCAAAGTGTAATTATCAGTATTGGAAATGATGTGACAAATTTATTTATTGTTTTAACAGTCAGAGAAACCAATCCTGATGCATGGATTGTATCAAGATGCAGTAAACTTGAAAATAAATCCCGACTTAAAAGAGCAGGAGCAAACAAAATTGTTTCACCAGAAATAGTTGGTGGAAAAGACCTATATTATCAATCAGCAAAACCACATAGTTTAAGGTTAACAGTCAGACACACATCAGATGAAATCTATGACGAATTTGAAGTCATAAGCAAACACAACTGCACTCTAGAAAACATTGATTACCACATTCCAGGAATTGAAACACCACTCAGACGCAGAATTATAACAAAAGACCTGCAAGACGGTAAAAATTTTAGAGATTACTTAAAAAGCCATCCTGATGCTAAAAAATCTTTAGATAACCTCTACACGATGGTCAATAACCTTCATTCACATGTTATTTCAGGTCCGGACAATACAGCATTAGAATTATTGATAAAAGACCTGGAAAAAAAAGAAGAAATTATTGGAAAAAATTTATCCGACAAAGAAATTGCCAAAATAACAAAAAAAGAATTAGAGAAATAA
- a CDS encoding NAD(P)H-hydrate dehydratase: MHPIDMMVTDYNCEYLGLSRLCLMESAGKSLAEEVGKIAVYTFAKPVKVVIFTGSGGNGGDGFVAARYLLNRGYDVDIYMLKENIRSDDAKTNLEILENMKPRLSRLNIYNLKTLEDINSCEVAQSKDSEFVIVDGLLGTGIHGKLQTNIKRAIEIINESNGITISVDVPSGMDPLTGEINDLAVVPDYTISFHKIKTGVRDADEELVGGLVTADIGIPFEAEYFVNYGDFLRLKNRDSSSHKGNNGRLLVIGGSKDYSGAPAIAGMAAIGAGADLVYVASPQNAAEAIKSTSPDLIVKSLEGDKLSLKHSDEILSLVDNVDSVLIGPGAGIDEDTSKLFNILVTKIKKPIVLDADALKQVELSLIKNREDIILTPHIFEFKSFFKVENDLKLDIDSYDFSKVDENIAEFQKIIRQIKGTVVVKGKYDLILSGNKFKINKSGNAGMTVGGTGDALAGISASLLSQGLSSFDSASLATFINGLAGDEAYNIKGNGFSATDLVSYIGSVIKNGLC, from the coding sequence TTGCATCCGATTGATATGATGGTTACAGACTATAATTGTGAATATTTGGGATTATCAAGGTTATGCTTGATGGAATCTGCGGGAAAATCTCTTGCTGAAGAGGTTGGTAAAATTGCAGTTTATACTTTTGCCAAGCCTGTAAAAGTTGTTATTTTCACAGGTTCTGGTGGAAATGGTGGTGATGGATTTGTTGCAGCACGTTACTTATTAAACAGAGGGTATGATGTTGATATTTATATGCTGAAAGAAAATATTCGTTCTGATGATGCAAAAACTAATCTGGAAATTTTAGAAAATATGAAACCTCGTTTGTCACGTTTAAACATTTATAATTTAAAAACTCTTGAAGATATCAATTCATGCGAAGTAGCTCAAAGCAAAGATTCGGAATTCGTTATTGTGGATGGACTTTTAGGAACTGGAATCCATGGAAAATTGCAAACAAATATCAAAAGGGCAATTGAAATTATTAATGAATCCAATGGAATTACAATAAGTGTTGATGTGCCTTCTGGAATGGATCCTTTAACTGGTGAAATAAATGATTTGGCAGTGGTTCCGGATTATACAATAAGTTTTCATAAAATTAAAACTGGTGTAAGGGATGCCGATGAAGAACTTGTTGGGGGTCTTGTAACTGCAGATATTGGAATTCCGTTCGAAGCAGAATATTTCGTTAATTATGGTGATTTTTTAAGGCTAAAAAATCGTGATTCATCATCTCATAAAGGTAATAATGGTCGTTTGCTTGTAATTGGTGGAAGTAAAGATTATTCCGGTGCTCCGGCTATTGCAGGAATGGCTGCAATTGGGGCTGGAGCCGATTTGGTTTATGTTGCTTCCCCTCAAAATGCTGCTGAAGCCATTAAATCAACCTCTCCAGATTTGATTGTGAAATCATTGGAAGGTGATAAATTATCTTTAAAACACTCTGATGAGATTTTATCTCTTGTTGATAATGTAGATTCGGTTTTAATTGGTCCGGGTGCAGGTATTGATGAGGATACTTCAAAGTTATTCAATATTTTGGTTACAAAAATTAAAAAACCGATTGTTTTAGATGCTGATGCGTTAAAACAGGTTGAATTGTCATTAATTAAAAATCGTGAAGATATAATTTTAACACCTCATATTTTTGAGTTCAAATCATTTTTTAAAGTTGAGAATGATTTAAAATTGGATATTGATTCATATGACTTTTCTAAAGTTGATGAGAATATTGCCGAATTCCAAAAGATTATCCGGCAAATTAAAGGAACTGTTGTTGTTAAGGGAAAATATGACTTGATATTGTCTGGCAACAAGTTTAAAATCAATAAAAGTGGTAATGCTGGAATGACTGTTGGTGGAACTGGTGATGCTTTGGCGGGTATTTCTGCCAGTTTATTATCTCAGGGATTATCTTCTTTTGACTCGGCCAGTTTGGCAACATTTATCAATGGTCTTGCAGGTGATGAAGCGTATAATATTAAAGGTAATGGATTTTCAGCTACTGATTTGGTTTCATACATAGGCAGTGTGATAAAAAATGGATTATGTTAA
- the sfsA gene encoding DNA/RNA nuclease SfsA — protein MDYVKGIFKARPNRFIAEVEVDGNLEIAHVPNTGRCKELLVKNAIVWLKPSDNPNRKTKFSLHFVENKGVLVSLYSQQANSIVYDAVVEGKIKELLGYNHHQREKSVDNSRIDIYLENSNGDSCFVEVKGVTLIIDGEARFPDAPTERGAKHLKELIKLKKEGNRCCVFFLIQHPAGEFFRPNWENDPIFSQTLNEAYAEGVEILVYRCDNQLSGIELILEPLDFDLGKSFTNRIVDN, from the coding sequence ATGGATTATGTTAAGGGAATTTTTAAAGCAAGGCCAAATAGATTCATAGCAGAAGTTGAGGTTGATGGCAATTTGGAAATTGCTCATGTCCCAAATACTGGCAGATGTAAGGAACTTCTAGTTAAAAATGCTATAGTTTGGCTTAAGCCGTCTGATAATCCAAACAGAAAAACAAAATTCTCACTTCATTTTGTAGAAAATAAGGGTGTGTTGGTATCACTTTACTCACAGCAAGCTAACAGTATTGTGTATGATGCTGTTGTTGAAGGTAAAATAAAGGAACTTTTAGGTTATAATCATCATCAAAGAGAAAAAAGTGTAGACAATTCAAGGATAGATATATACTTGGAAAATTCAAATGGTGATTCCTGCTTTGTAGAAGTGAAAGGGGTTACTCTAATCATTGATGGTGAAGCGAGATTTCCGGACGCTCCAACTGAAAGGGGTGCAAAACACCTTAAGGAATTAATTAAACTTAAAAAAGAAGGAAATCGCTGTTGTGTGTTTTTCTTGATTCAACATCCTGCAGGTGAATTTTTCAGACCGAACTGGGAAAATGATCCTATATTTAGTCAGACATTAAACGAAGCATATGCTGAAGGTGTTGAAATTCTTGTTTATAGGTGTGATAATCAGTTAAGCGGTATTGAATTAATTCTCGAGCCTTTAGATTTTGATTTGGGAAAAAGTTTCACCAATCGCATCGTTGATAACTAA
- a CDS encoding NAD-dependent protein deacylase produces MSKIKQLQEIIDLSENIVFFGGAGVSTESGIPDFRSESGIFKSLEKYGDTPENLVSHTYYMDHTEEFFNYYKDNLIFKDANPNPAHLKLSELEKKGKLKAVITQNIDGLHQKAGSKNVLELHGSIERNYCQICGKEYGLNHILESEGIPRCECGGIVKPDVVLYEEPLNNAVLSFAIDYIQNAETLIIGGTSLVVYPAAGLINYFNGKNLVLINKSETPYDNLATLVINDAIGETFSQIKI; encoded by the coding sequence ATGTCTAAAATCAAACAATTGCAAGAAATTATTGACTTATCGGAAAATATAGTGTTTTTCGGAGGAGCAGGTGTTTCTACAGAAAGCGGAATACCTGATTTCAGGTCAGAAAGCGGCATTTTTAAAAGCCTTGAAAAATATGGAGACACACCAGAAAATTTAGTTTCACATACCTATTATATGGATCATACAGAGGAATTCTTTAATTATTATAAGGACAATCTCATCTTCAAAGATGCAAATCCGAATCCTGCACATTTAAAACTATCAGAATTGGAGAAAAAAGGCAAATTAAAGGCAGTCATTACCCAAAACATTGATGGGCTTCATCAAAAAGCAGGAAGCAAAAATGTTTTAGAATTGCATGGAAGTATCGAAAGAAATTACTGTCAAATTTGCGGAAAAGAATATGGATTAAATCATATTTTAGAAAGTGAAGGAATTCCAAGATGCGAATGTGGTGGAATTGTTAAACCAGATGTCGTATTATATGAAGAACCCTTAAACAATGCGGTTTTAAGTTTTGCAATCGATTACATACAAAATGCAGAAACATTAATCATTGGCGGAACATCACTTGTCGTATACCCCGCAGCAGGATTGATTAATTATTTTAATGGAAAAAATTTAGTTTTGATTAATAAAAGCGAAACACCATACGATAACCTTGCAACATTAGTTATCAACGATGCGATTGGTGAAACTTTTTCCCAAATCAAAATCTAA
- a CDS encoding transglutaminase domain-containing protein, with protein MNKKISIFIFLTLFFIFSINAIYANDLNMSDITSSSSESNIENKIHENDLNTFSANHSGAIFEESFKNQTEFTEASASIYYTAPCCITLKDSNTNESLSNKSINFVINEVNYTVTTDDEGIASVNLKLKPGKYTANAYFSGDDSYESCNLTTKFNVLPTIKAKNISKYYNGDTPYSATFFDSQGNALSNAEVVITVNGKSYTRKTNGKGVASMPINLKPGTYKVVSTDLITGYNLTTTFKILSTISSKSIKKIAGDNRKFKAKFFKSNGKALSNQVIKFKLDGKTYKVKTNSKGQASLALKKLNKGTYKIICYNKDGYSKVYKIKVYNIVSTKLITNYYKLLPKDSKVIKVKLVTSLDDYLISGKVINIKINEKTFYKKTNNQGIVSLKLPSLKNGLYTVKYRYDGAKYFKASKAKNFVAILSTANTALKVKSTKTFGYGAGTLFKLSCTAGNVPIAKKSVTIKIGSKTYKKSTDIKGIVSIPINLKIGKYVIDYGTKGDSKLNGSSGSSIIKVIKRSESKLTWKCGSSYKDYSQSFKVLLTDLKGKAISGQKIKLTIDSETYAATTSSRGYAKFKTDAAIGKYKVSVKFGGSNYYLKSSTSKSINVKLTKLIGGVNEKNTVRYLSQYLKSSYHCQVGNSRIKSIVNSLTRGLTSDLDKAKSIFNYVRDNVEYSGYYNTKYGAVGTLAVKKGNCVDLAHLLVAMYRTANLKSRYVHGTCHFKSGYIGHVWAQVLVGNTWICADASDNINSFGKIKNWNTNSYSFHSRYSSLPF; from the coding sequence TTGAATAAGAAAATCTCAATTTTCATATTTTTAACATTATTCTTTATATTTTCAATTAATGCAATTTATGCAAACGATTTAAACATGTCTGATATTACATCAAGTTCTAGTGAATCTAATATTGAAAATAAAATTCATGAAAATGATTTAAATACGTTTTCAGCCAATCATAGTGGTGCTATTTTTGAAGAATCCTTTAAAAATCAAACGGAATTTACAGAAGCGTCAGCCAGCATATATTACACCGCACCTTGTTGTATAACACTAAAAGATTCTAATACAAATGAGTCTTTATCAAATAAAAGCATTAATTTTGTCATAAATGAAGTTAATTATACTGTTACAACAGATGATGAAGGCATAGCTAGTGTCAATTTAAAATTAAAACCTGGAAAATATACTGCTAATGCATATTTTTCAGGTGATGACTCATATGAATCTTGCAATTTGACCACTAAATTTAATGTGTTACCTACAATTAAAGCAAAAAACATATCAAAATATTATAATGGCGATACACCCTATAGTGCAACATTTTTTGACAGTCAAGGTAATGCTTTATCAAATGCTGAGGTTGTCATAACGGTCAATGGAAAATCATATACCAGAAAAACTAATGGTAAAGGTGTTGCAAGTATGCCTATTAACTTAAAACCAGGAACTTATAAGGTTGTTTCAACAGATTTGATTACTGGATATAATTTGACTACCACTTTTAAGATTTTATCAACTATTAGTTCCAAAAGTATTAAAAAAATTGCAGGGGACAATAGAAAATTCAAAGCAAAATTTTTTAAGAGCAATGGGAAGGCATTATCCAATCAAGTTATAAAATTCAAACTTGATGGCAAAACATATAAGGTTAAAACAAATTCTAAAGGTCAGGCAAGTTTGGCATTGAAAAAACTTAATAAGGGAACCTATAAAATTATCTGTTACAATAAGGATGGATATTCAAAAGTGTATAAGATTAAAGTCTATAATATAGTATCCACCAAATTAATTACTAATTATTACAAACTCCTTCCAAAGGATAGTAAAGTTATTAAAGTCAAATTAGTGACTAGTTTGGATGATTATCTGATTTCCGGAAAAGTTATTAATATTAAAATTAATGAAAAAACCTTTTATAAGAAAACGAATAATCAGGGTATTGTATCCCTTAAATTGCCATCTCTTAAAAATGGCCTTTACACTGTCAAGTACAGATATGATGGAGCAAAATATTTCAAAGCATCAAAAGCTAAAAATTTTGTTGCTATACTAAGTACTGCCAATACTGCATTGAAAGTTAAAAGTACAAAAACTTTTGGTTATGGTGCAGGTACTTTATTTAAGTTATCCTGTACTGCGGGAAATGTTCCAATAGCTAAAAAATCAGTTACAATCAAAATCGGTTCTAAAACTTACAAGAAAAGCACTGATATTAAGGGAATTGTATCAATACCTATTAACCTAAAAATTGGCAAATATGTTATTGATTATGGAACAAAGGGTGATTCCAAATTAAATGGAAGTTCTGGTTCTTCTATAATAAAAGTTATTAAAAGAAGTGAATCTAAACTTACTTGGAAATGTGGAAGTTCATATAAAGATTATTCACAATCTTTTAAAGTTTTATTAACCGATTTGAAAGGTAAAGCTATTTCTGGCCAAAAAATTAAGTTAACTATAGATTCTGAAACATATGCAGCAACCACGTCTTCAAGGGGTTATGCTAAATTTAAAACTGATGCTGCAATTGGAAAATATAAAGTTTCGGTTAAATTTGGTGGAAGTAACTATTATCTTAAAAGTTCCACTTCAAAATCGATTAATGTTAAACTCACAAAGCTTATTGGTGGAGTTAATGAGAAAAATACTGTACGTTATTTAAGTCAATACCTTAAGTCCTCTTATCACTGTCAAGTTGGTAATTCAAGGATAAAATCGATAGTAAATTCATTAACACGTGGTTTGACTAGTGATTTGGATAAAGCAAAATCCATATTTAATTATGTAAGGGATAATGTGGAATATAGTGGTTATTATAATACCAAATATGGTGCCGTAGGCACATTAGCAGTTAAAAAAGGAAACTGTGTTGACCTTGCACATTTGTTGGTTGCCATGTATAGGACTGCAAATTTAAAATCAAGATATGTTCATGGGACCTGCCATTTTAAAAGTGGATATATCGGTCACGTTTGGGCTCAAGTTTTAGTTGGTAATACCTGGATTTGTGCTGATGCATCGGATAATATTAATTCTTTCGGAAAAATAAAGAATTGGAATACAAATTCGTATAGTTTTCATAGTAGATATTCAAGTCTTCCTTTCTAA
- a CDS encoding argininosuccinate synthase — MTDKVLLAFSGGLDTSVCVKLLEEKYNVEVITACVDVGQGEEEMEKAKESAAKIGGLKHYNIDAKEEFANDYIARGIKANAEYEGYPLSTAFARPLIAQKLVEVAEKEGATAIAHGCTGKGNDQFRFEAIILAMSDLDIIAPIREMNLTRTEEKAYAESKGIELSYDKIYSIDENLWGRAIEGDVLEDPANEPPEDIYEWTASWEDAKDEPEKVSIEFEEGVPVAINGEMMPLLDIIKKSNEIAGAHGIGRVDIIENRMIGIKSREIYETPGAKLLIAAHQALEELVFTTSELRFAEYVSGLYAELVYRALWQEPLRDDLDQAIDKMQERVSGEVVMKLFKGSIQPISRKSPFSIHSIEQITFEDKETDQKDVEGMIRYHGLQAANYQKLNR; from the coding sequence ATGACTGATAAAGTACTTTTAGCATTCAGTGGAGGATTAGATACCTCCGTTTGTGTTAAATTATTAGAAGAAAAATACAATGTAGAAGTTATTACCGCATGTGTAGACGTAGGTCAAGGCGAAGAAGAAATGGAAAAAGCAAAAGAAAGTGCAGCTAAAATTGGAGGATTAAAACACTACAATATAGATGCTAAAGAAGAATTCGCCAACGATTACATTGCACGTGGAATCAAAGCAAATGCAGAATACGAAGGATATCCATTAAGTACTGCTTTTGCAAGACCATTAATTGCCCAAAAACTTGTAGAAGTAGCTGAAAAAGAAGGAGCAACTGCAATTGCACATGGTTGTACCGGAAAAGGAAACGACCAATTCAGATTCGAAGCAATAATTCTTGCAATGTCCGATTTGGACATCATTGCACCAATAAGAGAAATGAATCTAACAAGAACTGAAGAAAAGGCATATGCAGAATCCAAAGGAATCGAATTAAGCTACGATAAGATTTACAGTATTGATGAAAACCTCTGGGGAAGAGCAATCGAAGGGGACGTCCTAGAAGACCCTGCAAACGAACCTCCTGAAGACATCTACGAATGGACTGCTTCATGGGAAGATGCCAAAGACGAACCGGAAAAAGTATCTATCGAATTTGAAGAAGGTGTTCCTGTAGCCATCAACGGTGAAATGATGCCTTTACTCGACATTATCAAAAAATCAAATGAAATTGCAGGAGCTCACGGAATCGGTAGAGTAGACATCATTGAAAACAGAATGATTGGTATTAAAAGTAGGGAAATATACGAAACCCCTGGTGCAAAATTATTAATTGCTGCTCACCAAGCATTGGAAGAATTGGTTTTCACAACTTCAGAGTTAAGATTTGCCGAATATGTATCCGGACTCTATGCTGAACTTGTCTACAGGGCACTCTGGCAAGAACCTCTAAGAGACGACCTTGATCAAGCAATCGACAAGATGCAAGAAAGAGTAAGTGGAGAAGTTGTAATGAAACTGTTCAAAGGTTCAATACAACCGATTTCCAGAAAATCTCCATTCAGTATACACAGCATAGAACAAATTACCTTTGAAGACAAGGAAACCGACCAAAAAGATGTCGAAGGTATGATTAGATACCACGGCCTTCAAGCAGCAAATTATCAAAAATTAAACAGATAG